One region of Emys orbicularis isolate rEmyOrb1 chromosome 4, rEmyOrb1.hap1, whole genome shotgun sequence genomic DNA includes:
- the LOC135877727 gene encoding tigger transposable element-derived protein 1-like — MAPKRKPPTSSGAQPKKQRCVPTLEEKLAVLDLLRNGMSIANVARKHGRNESSIRAIKIREREIRQAVASRNVQTTGEAASANEEAAKAYPEQLKKIIEEMGYLPEQVFNADETGLFWKKMPTRTYISKSERQAPCFKAAKDHVTVLLCGNVAGHLIKPGLLYRAANPRALKGKNKNLLPVFWQSNKKTWVTAALFLDWFHKCFILEVKQYLEEKGLDFKVLLIVDNAPGHPAALRFAHNDVEVVFLPPNATSILQPLDQGVISCFKATYTRLTFSWILTAMDADPNVNVMECWKSFNIADCITYLKQAMDAIKPETVNASKHLNDLMSEYAPFMERSLKITRSITDDLRPYQEMFEELKRQQRQLPVTMFLKKKQPAAAEPTQSTSRAEPEPTISPTTRSPSPKPGPSSPGSTSSPDDSMIVLSGEEEDFIIVGVCTVQD; from the exons atggcccctaaacgcaagccacctacttcatctggtgcacaaccgaagaaacagcgatgtgttccaacgctggaggaaaaactggctgtgttggacttattgagaaATGGTATGTCCATCGCCAACGTGGCGCGTAAACACGGCcgcaacgaatctagcatccgtgccatcaagattcgagagagagaaattcgtcaagccgtggcatc cagaaacgtgcagactactggtgaagctgcatctgccaatgaggaggcagcaaaagcctaccccgaacaattaaagaaaatcatagaggaAATGGGCTATCTTccagaacaagtttttaatgctgacgagactgggctcttctggaaaaaaatgcccacccgcacttacatttcgaaatcagaaagacaagccccttgcttcaaagcagctaaagaccatGTGACTGTGTTGCTTTGTGGCAATgtggctgggcatttaataaagccgggcttgctctacagggctgcaaatccccgtgccctaaaaggcaagaacaaaaatctcctgcctgtgttttggcaatcaaataaaaagacttgggtgacggcagcattatttctggattggttccacaagtgtttcattctggAGGTCAAGCAGTACcttgaagagaaaggacttgactttaaagtgttgctgattgtagacaatgctcctggccaccctgcggcactccGGTTTGCGCATAACGATGTTGAagtcgtctttctcccccccaatgccacctccatcctccaacctctcgaCCAAGGCGTCATTagctgtttcaaggccacgtacacGAGGCTTACGTTCTCATGGATCCTTACcgctatggatgctgatcccaatgttaatgtgatggagtgttggaagtccttcaacattgcaGATTGCATCACTTATcttaaacaggcaatggatgcaatcaagcctgaaacagtcaatgcat cgaaacacttgaatgatttaatgtCTGAATATGCTCCTTTTATGGAACGAAGCCTTAAAATCACACGTAGTATTACGGATGATTTGAGACCGTACCAAGAAATGTTTGAggagctcaagagacaacagcgacagttgccagtcaccatgtttttaaagaaaaaacagccagcagcagcagagcctacacaatcaacttctcgagctgaaccagagccaaccatTTCGCCTACGACTCGCTCTCCGTCACCCAAGCCTGGCCCATCGtctcctggatcgacatcaagccctgacgaCTCAATGATAGTGttgtcaggggaagaggaagacttCATAATTGTTGGAGTGTGTACAGTACAAGACTAG